The Brassica rapa cultivar Chiifu-401-42 chromosome A10, CAAS_Brap_v3.01, whole genome shotgun sequence genome segment attttcaatgtgaaatcttcaataagtttataatttataaatgtttttgaaaattcattgaaagttttaatattaaaatatttatgtaatcttatggtatatagtataatctatatatatatatatgttttattattaaatgatattttttactcatatggttttaaaataatgtgtatcttcttataatattaaataaaagttcatattaatacaattttatgatcatttgtaacttattatgacaaaaaaaataatctattgatcacaaaattttcagagtggggatcttcaaatttctaataatttatagacgttttgaaaaattcaaaatataacatataaaaaaaattataaatgtgtttattatatatttaatgtgatttttaaatatattctaataatataaaattaaaaaaaataactaagatacaaaaattgttatcaaatatttattattcattataattaattttcacatatacgttaatcatattaggtaatttcgtagcttttatttaaggaaagtgcaaaacattttttggtacgttatttatcaattcgatagttagtttaataaaaagtgtaatataagttaagatggatcaacctatttttctagtaatagtatattttgtatagttatttattaaataagaatttataatcatacagttctatgatcattcatatcgttttataacaaaatatttaaatcatcgataacaaaattttcaatctgaaatctttaataagtttataatttataaatgttcttgaaaattcattgaaagttttaatattaaaatatttatgtaatcttatggtatatagtgtttaatatatatatatatatatattttattattaaatgatattttttactcatatggttttaaaatcatgtgtatcttcttataataaaaatgttaaaccattgatcattaatttttaacataataattttaatagttttagtcatttattgtcgtttttaaaaattcaaaatataacatatacgaaaaaatctaaattttatttttatagctaatttgattgtttaatttattttaataatataaaattaaacaaaaaatgatggaggagatatacattgttatcaaatctttattattaaactcattaattgtcatatatatattagtcatttatggtaattccgtaggttttatttaaggaaagaaaatatcatatcatatcattatatcatatagtttgaccaacttatgtatctaacaacatataaaaatcgaatgtggacctacttatttttcaattgaatataattgactacctaattgagtgacacctatgcattggggcctcttttaattaatacaaaattgaggttacatcttttcaaatgtttctcaattaatatataagggattatttttagtttatttaattaaagGTCTACTTTGGCTTTGCATCAAatcaacaaaccaaaaaaaaatatcccaAACAATTTATATTACAGGAGGAAATATAATTATTTCGTTACATAAAAAAGTCTATAAACAACAGTTTTTGCCGACGAAAAAGAAAATaccgttttttttatttgatttgctACAAAAAGAGTTGATTTTGCTACACATTCTTATTAGTCGTCTCTCCCTCCCTCTTTTGTTTGTTATTCCACACCGATCTTCTCCCTATATCTCCGACGTACTCATTCTCCGGTGACGAAGCTAAACATTTTCCAcgaattttccttttttttttgcttttttttttttgcggctaagcttttatataaaaaaagatcGATCGCACCATTGCGGAATCTCAAAGCCTTGTCTTATTTATCTGTTACGTTAAGCGTTGGCTTCAATCGTTTCTGTGTTAATAAGAGTTGAAACTTGTCACTGAGAttcttattttctatttaattcctTTATTTAATTGAGCAAGATCTGTTGTTTCCGTCAGATCAGAGgttgattaaaaaaatcttaaagtcTTTCGAGGTGTGATTAATGCACTCACTGAGCAGCATTTTTCTCTGGGTGTTAATTAGTCTCAATATTATTAATCTCCACTAAGTGTTCGATGAAATTCCTCTGAGGGTAGGTAGGTGATTTAGAAAATGTGTAAAATGGAGAAGTCTCTTTACCACAGGAAACTATGGGAGATAAAGGTTAGGCTTTTAGGAGATAATAGCAAGGCTGAGAAGCTTAGGAACTCCTTTGCTTCGAGGTCTCCTACGAGCTTATGGATGATTCGGGTTGTTTCTGTGTTGCTTCTCTGGAGTTGTTTCGTTCATTTGATGGCTTTGGGAGATATGTGGGGACCGAGACTATTCAATGGTTGGCCTTCTTGTTTCAATCAACGTGGTTTGTCCACGGCGTTGGAGATGAAGTCTCTCCCTCCTAAAATCGCGCTTCCTCCTAAAAGTAAGTGTCATGATTTGTGGTTGGAGTAACTTGAGAGATGAATCTggaaactgattttttttttgtgtgttttgtctTTCTCAGGGGTGTATCAGAACAATGGTTATCTTATGGTTTCTTGCAATGGAGGACTCAATCAAATGCGAGCAGCTGTAAGATGAGATTACATCTCCCAAGTTTCTTCATCTCTTAGTGATATGGTTTGCTTACTTTTTGGTCTGGTTTCGACAGATATGCGATATGGTTACTGTTGCACGATACATGAATGTTACTCTTATTGTGCCTGAGCTTGACAAGACCTCCTTTTGGAACGATCCAAGGTATTTTTTCACTTGAAGCTTCTTTTTtgtgctctgttttttttttttacaatatcgtaatattttttcttctttggtggCAGTGAGTTTAAAGACATTTTCGATGTGGATCACTTCATATCTTCGTTAAGAGATGAAGTTCGTATACTTAAAGAGTTGCCTCCAAGGGTCAAGAAGAGAGTTGAGCTTGGAATGTACCACGAAATGCCTCCTATTAGTTGGTCAAACATGTCTTACTACCAAAACCAGGTTAATATCTCTAAGTTCTGATACCTTTTCGAGATTAGTTACTCTTTGCTTCTTGTGGTCCTAAACTCTTCAAACCGGAACAGATTCTTCCACTGGTGAAGAAGCATAAGGTCTTGCATCTGAACAAAACCGACTCCAGACTCGCTAATAATGGACTGCCTGTGGAGGTTCAGAAGCTGAGGTGCCGAGTGAATTTCAACGGCCTTAAGTTTACTCCTCAGATTGAAGAACTAGGGAGACGAGTAGTCAATATCCTGAGAGAGAAAGGTCCCTTTCTCGTCTTGCATCTCAGATATGAGATGGATATGTTAGCGTTTTCCGGGTGCTCACATGGTTGCAACcccgaggaagaagaagaattaaCAAGAATGAGGTACATAAGAATCATACAATCTAGTCTTGCTTTTATTGTTCCAACTTTGATGGATATATTGATGTAAATGTTATCTTTGTTGGTAGATATGCTTATCCATGGTGGAAAGAGAAAGTCATCAACTCTGAGGAGAAGAGGAAAGAAGGCCTTTGCCCTTTAACTCCAGAGGAAACTGCTCTCACGCTGACCGCCTTGGGTATTGACCGTAACGTTCAAATATACATAGCTGCTGGAGAAATCTACGGTGGTGAAAGGCGGATGAAGGCTTTAACAGACGCTTTTCCAAATGTGGTAAGTAGCCAATTCATTAATTTTCTGCAATTATTTCAAACTTATAATCCTCAGTTGACTCCATTATCATAACTAACTCAGGTCCGGAAAGAAACCATACTAGAATCTTCTGATCTTGATTTTTGCCGGAACCATTCATCTCAAATGGCTGCACTGGATTACCTAGTTGCTGTTGAGAGCGATATATTTGTTCCAACCAATGATGGGAACATGGCAAGAGTCGTTGAAGGTCATCGCAGGTGAAATGCCgtcatctttcttcttcttctttcttcccaTGGCAAGAGGCTAACACCAGTTTTTCTACAGGTTCTTGGGATTTAAGAAGACAATTCAGCTGAATAGGAAGTTTCTAGTTAAGCTGATAGATGAATACACCGAAGGATTGTTGACTTGGGATGTGTTCTCATCCATGGTGAAGGCCTTTCACTCTACTCGAATGGGAAGTCCGAAGAGACGGTTATTGATTCCGAATAAACCCAAGGAAGAAGACTACTTCTACTCCAACCCGCAAGAATGTCTGCAGCTGTTAGATGAACCACTGAGAGTCATTTGATTATTGGCGGAAGAAAATATTTACAGTCTTTGAGATGGGAGTTACAGtgagttttttcttttatttacagGCTTGAGTTACTTAGAGTTCTTGGTGAATAGATTTCTGTATGAGCTTCCATGGatggagaaaaaaaatgatgttGATTGAAGCTTACGTTGTAAAGTTTGGCATCCATGGCCTTGCCAGTTTTGTTAGCTAAATAAAAAGTGCCATTTTATGTAATTAAACCTTGGTTATACACTATATTTCAGATTAATATTTCCCCTCTTCAGTTAGTATTTTCTATTGAGCAACTATTGtctatataagaaaaaacacaataatcagaacaaagaaaaacataaaccaTTATTGAATGCAGTTTCAGatatatctataaatccaatagCAAGTGACAGTAGTATCTAGATTGTACTAGTTACACTGTAACAGAAATCGGTGGAAGCAGATAGGTGTCTGACATTTTATTTGACAATTGATAACATTTTCAAAGAATCTTATGTAAGCATTGACAATTCAAATAACCAATAAAAAGATATACTACTACCCAAACAACATTTGAAGAAACGTAGGAGTAGTTTTCAAGTGTATTCGAGTGatccaagaaaaaaataaaacctaTTCTATTAAGTATACAAGTGATCCAAGAAATAATTAGTAGCTTTATTTTACACTCCTATCAACGAGTGATCCAAGACATTCCAGTTCATCTACCACTCATCAAATTCCGTAGATGTTATTGATGTTATCGATACCAAACTCATTATCTACAAGTTTTTTTCCCATTGTTTCTCTCATCTGTTCATACTATTTGACACTATAATCATTCACTGcaattttatatcttcaaaGATGTTTCAACAGAAAGACTACATTGTGGTTTCTTCAAAtggattttttttacataatgcTTTAGCCGCTGCGATATGTCTCCTTAGCTTCTTTTAGTTGCTTATTGATTGGTACTATTACAGTTGGATCCACTGAGACACACCACTACATAGCTTTCGCAGCACAACAAGTACACACAAAAAGTTGATCAAGATATCATTATTTAATCAATGGTTTCAAAAAGTGGGTGGCTATTGTTTATTGAGGTCTACTAGTTTGTGAATTAGGTAAAATATTAGTTGGTTGTTGTTGCTTATTGATTTTTGGCTCCTTTTTCACATGTTTAATAGTATTTTCAAGAAGTTCTACAAACTTGTAACGAAATGTAGAAAACAACACAGTCAGAATGCAGCATAAAcctctctgatttttttttttacttgtcaGCAAGCTGTAAACATCTTTGATTTTTGAGACTCACGTGGGTAATAgtatgtacaaaaaaaaaagactttctTCCTAGTTACAATGTTGTTGTAGTACCGTTCCTCTCTTGATGATCCTCTTCTTTGACACCAGCCAATAACCCTAACTCAACATGCTGATCCTTAATCCTGCTTATAACCCTTGACATATCCTCTCCATCCATAACACCACCAAACGATGATGACATTGTGTCTTGTCTCCTTCCACCTCTAGACCGACCTTGTTTGATCTTTAGTATGAACTGTGTGACTTCTCCAATAGATGGTCTTTTTCTTGGTGTCTTGTGCACACACCTGTTTGCAATCTTGGCCAGTAACCTCACTTCTTCAATGTTTGCGTTTCCCTCTAGCTTCTGATCAACTATCTCGTCTATACCATCTGGACTCATCGAAGCCTATCAGGATAAAACAGAATCAGTCAGTCACTGGATCATATCAGCTTACTTTTCTTTAACAACTTACCAGGTTGATGTATTCCATCAGATTCTGTTGAGGATGGATTGCAGTGATCAGCTCAAGGATGATGACTCCAAAACTGTAAATGTCGCTCTTTAAAGTGTACTTGTTAGTCGAAATGTACGTTGGATCCATGTATCCGTGAGTGCCTTTCAATCCAGAGTTCATTCTATCGAAAACCATCTCTTTAGACAACCCAAAATCCGCAACCTACCACAAGAAAAAGACCAATCAAACAGTGTTGAGTAAACCATATTCAAGATTTGCTCTCTTACCTTAGCTCTCATGGAGTGATCTAACAATATGTTTGCAGACTTAAGATCACGGTGGATAACAGGCGGCACGGCCCCTTCGTGAAGATACTCAATGCCGTGGGAGATGTCAAGAGCGATCTGAAGCCTCTCTTCCCATCTCAAGACTTGTGTTGTTTCTTCACCTCCACTGCCGTACAAAAGATTCTCCAAACTTCCATTACTCATGAACTCATAGATCAACATCCTGTGGCTTTTATCCACACAGTAACCCACCAAGTTCACGAGGTTCCTGTGGTGCAGCCTCCCAAGCAAAGACACCTCGGTTTGAAACTCTCTATCACCTTGGCTTGAGTTAGAGGCGTGAACCTTCGCTGCAGCTAAACCTCCGTTAGGCATAACGGCCTTGTACACAGGACCGAAAGATCCTTGTCCAAGAATGGTTGTGAAGTTTTGAGTTGCCTTCTGAATATCCCTAAACAACTTCAGATCATAAGTCACCACTACAACCTTATAACATGTTTATACAAAGTCAAATAGAAGACTCACTTGTAGTGATATTTAGGTATGCCGGAGGCAGAAACAGTGAGATCTTTGGTATGGTTGTTGTTCCACCATGGCTGATGTTGAGTTGGTGATGCTGCATTCTCAGGTGGCTGTGAAGAAGCTGTGTTTGAGCTATCGTCAGGGGTTAGTACTACGGCTCTTTTAGCTTTGTGGACGGGTAGAGTTGGGATGTTCTGTTCGTTAGCGCATCGTCTCAGGTGAGAGCGGCCGTTGTACCATTTAATGACGAAGAATAGAAGAAGAGCGAGTAAGAGACCAAGTGCGAGACCAACCGAGATGCCAATCACTACCAAATCACTCCTATTCACCATTTTGATATCATTTCTCAAAGAGTCCAAAGAAGGATAACATTTTTTTCCCTGCATCAAGAAGAATGACCGTTACATTTAACTCTCAAGATAATCATCATCTAGACAATTGTATATGAACGAACTCTAAGTTTGGTAAAGACTAACAAACTACTCGGTGTGATCTCATAACACTAGACAAGAACTTCAACAAAATCTTCTTTTTATATCAAAGAGCATAGGAAAATCACTAGATTGGCATCAATTAACTAATTCCAAAAGTGGAAATAAGCATCAAAGGTTCAATCTTTCTTCAAAATGTCACTGTTCAATAACAAAATTGGATATAGAGAGATCAAAGATCCAACCTTTTTTCTTTACTTAACGAAACCCTATAGTTAACAAGCAACCTTAGTGGCAGCTAATCACAGATTCAAAGGCAAAGATCACAACTTTTCTCTAAACACTAGTGAGTTCGAATGTTTATATATTCCTACCAACCAATCAAACATCAGAATCGAAATGGGTTCCATCAAAATACTCTCGAGATAAGAAAAGAGACGACCTTTTTTACCTTTCCAAGAAATCGCAAATTTTGAAATCCAAGGAGAAGCAGAAAGCTACTGAGCACTCTCTTCTTAGACAGGACGAAGCCAAGGAGGAGAAGATCTAGGGGCTTGATCTGTGCAAGATGCTAGTGTTCTCCTCCTTCTTATTCCGCTTTTGAGGACAAAAGTCAAAATCTAGAAGAGGACTTCGTCCATAAAGTAAACTGATCAACAAAGGAACAGAGAGGGATGAGCTAACTGTAGCATttaattcttctttttttttttcccttttcaCAGGGAATATTTGTTGGCTTTTAAACGCGTTtacttaattaaaattttattctgaaaatgatatatattctgaaactaatgtttttttaattatgattttGAACTTTAATATGTTTTCTCCTTTTCTAATTCATGGGGTGAATGATTTAAGCTTTTGAAGCATGACTCAAATACATGACTAAACAAATAAAAGGtggtacttttttttttgttttgatcaaAAGTTGGTACTTCAAGTTGGtgcaaaaatcataatataatataattgatATTACTTTGTCAGAAGTTCACAATTTATGACTTGACCAAATCCAGCTTGGTTTGCTTTGAACATATATATTTTGGCAACTAATATCtcctatttaataaaattattagagAAAATACCATACACATTATAAAGTATATGATTGTGTGATATGTGTGTTTTGTCTTAACAAATAATCTTGTGTGGAATATATTTCAGTGTAAGGCTATTACCATGCATGACAAACTACTTTTACTTTCAATATTATAAAAGCTAACTAGACCAAATTATGtgtatataaaagtgtaagacgAATCTACTTGACCTCAACATTCAAATATCTAAACAAATGTTGACTTTAACCTATATATCTCCAAATATATGAGAATCTGAATCTCCAGGATAATACACAACACTATTCCAGTCAATGAACCCTTTGTAAGTAATATAATGTACTCATATTCAGCAATATTACATCCATTTCAAGAAACTTATTAAACTACTATTTAAAAGAACAGTTGCTCGAAAGTTGATCAATTGTGAACCGGACTTCTTTTCTTTGGATTCACTGGTGAGGGATACTCGTGCCTCATTAAGTGATCCACCTCTCTTTCTAAATCTGTTGACACTGAATCTTTCAACGATCGAGTAGCTACATTTGTTGTTTCAACCCGAGATGTGAGCTGCGAAAACTGCTTAATATTTGACAAAGAGATCAGTCAactttttagagaatttttttctcaaaaaaaaagaacttttgAGAGTTTTCGATTCGAATGATTAAATCAAAAGTTCACCACatccaaaaaaatttattcaaaagctgaaatgtatttttatagtctaaaaaatagttttatttttaacatatttcAACCTGATgcagaaacaaaaagaaatgcAACGGAAATTTAAATCAAAGAGTAATTACAATGATTTCATCGAAAACTCAATGATAAACTGGATTTGAACGATATATACAATTTTTCTAATTGTACGTGATGTTATTGTTTCAAATGAAAATCAGTCAactttaatgaataaaaaaccaaaagctaatttaattaaaactttGTTAATTTACCTTCCTTCCTATCAAGAGATCTCCAGCAAGAGATCCACCTACATATACTTAACATCGTCAAGACTAATGTCTTTATGAAGAGAAGAAACATGTATCTAAGGACAGAATATACACAATGATAtatcatcatcaacatcataTCACCATCAAACTAATGAGTAGATACAAACCTCGAAGCACATGAAGAACATATATGAGGAAGAGAAACCCTAACAGGAGTGTCTGTAACTTCACAACTGTTTTCGACATATTTTGATTTATCTCGTTGGTTGTTGTATTTGATCAGTACTTAATGTACTTTAAATTTGACGTCAATGATCGAGATATAGCTGggtttttatatataagatgtcatagattttgtgaaaataagAGACTAGCTAGGGTTTCCGACAAAAAGATACTTCTTCTTGGTAATGGCGAGGAGGTTTATATTAAAGATGTACTTATTGATaaacttaagaaaaaaacatgtctagcctttttttttcttttgataaataaCATTAGCTAGTCTTATTTCATTCGCTGATTACAGAGCAAAAGTAGGAGAtacatactccctccgttcgaAATTATTAGACGTTTTAGAGATTTTCTTTTGTCTCATAATACTTGACGTTCACAAAGTCCTAAGTAAAAAAAGATAACATATGACTTTTTCTACCCTTGCAATTAATGATCTCTAGTGATAATGATATGAAGtcaattgaaaataaaacataaatgaaaggTTAAAATAGATATTATAGCAACATTCTTAATTTATGTGCCAGTTTCTAATCTTTCTAAAACGTCATATAAATccgaacagagggagtatatacGAAACGTTCTTGAAGTAAAACATGGTTAGTTAAGATTTAGGAAGCTTTGAAGCTAGTCTTAAATTTTAGTGTTTATAAACACTTGTATTGATTGATTTAAATTAACAATTTAGTTTCTTAGGGTTTCTAAATAAGTCtcagatttttattttacccaaaaagatcccttttaagttttaaccatcaatttgttaaaaaaaaaatgcattgtTGGAtgaatttttaatcaaatttattatacATACTATAGTTTGAACATCGAAATTGATATATTCTTTGTGAGACACGAGGACGGATTCTCCGGTTCCATCCTTGTGGTCTCTTCTTGAACTTCCAcacattataaaatattatagaaatgtTTACTATGCAATAAACTAAcatcataatttttttcaaataatactCTGTTAGTTTTCGTATTTGTACAGAAATGAGAATCCAAAATAATATAGGAAGCAATGGTTACTTCAACATCTACCTTATGCCTGGGAGATACTCAAACAGCCAAATCTACAGTGGACTAGACTATGCAAATCTCCTGATCAAAACTCCCCCAGCTCAAATATCAGTAAACTAAACTCTGCCATTATTTTATAGTACaaataaattcataaaactgATACAAATTTTCATCTCACACAAATTAAGTATAAAGTGTGCTCTTAACAATACTTCACAGAGACTATACAACTTAGGTGCAAGAAAAAGGGTGTTAGCTGGATCATCAGGACCATTAGGTTGCGAGTCAGTTATCTATATGGTAAGCGGCGATAACAACGGGTATGTATGTGACAAAGACCAATAATCTGGTTTCCATGTTCAATAGCAGATTTTTGAAATATCTGTTAAGTTAACACAACTCTTTCAGGATCTTTAGTTGTCTATCAAAACATATCTATGATCTTTTTCATGATATGGTTGTAAACCCCAGTCCCCAATATATATGGTAAAATGGCCTCAACCCATCTATTCAATAAGAGGTTTTCCTACATTAAATGCAATGTGGATTAGTCGTTTTTGAGAACTATAATAGAGAGTAGAGCAGCTGGTTGGGCTTTGAGAAATGATACATGAAGATATATGGGAGCAGTCCAATGTGTAGGAAGAAGAGTTCAAAGTGCGCTTGAGAGTGAATTACAAGCAATACTCATGGCTTTACAATACTGTTGGGGTAAAGGGTTTAAGAAGGTGATAATTGAAAGTGATGCAAGAAAGCTAATGACATTATTCAGAACAGAGTGTTACACTTTGGTCTATACAACTGGATACGGGAAATACATTGGTGGCAGACAAAAATGATGGAAGACTTAAAGATGCAATGGATTCTTCGGACAAGTTGGCAAAGGAACAACATTTTGGAACTTCTCCTTTTATCTATCATTTTTATGTAAACTCAAGTTATTCTTAATAAAGTACgacgttataaaaaaaaaaaagaaaccaatgTCCTCACAGGTAGCACAGAAGATGAAAGACGAGGAAGGTTTTTACTATCCCCACAATATTGACTTCAGAGGACGTGCATATCCAATGCCCCCACATTTAAACCATCTCGGTTCTGATCTGTGTCGGGGTGTTTTGGAGTTTGCTGAGGGAAGGCCTCTGAGAAGTCCAGGCTTACGCTGGCTGAAGATACAATTAGCAAACTTGTATGCTGGTGGTGTAGATAAGTTATCATACGAGGGACGGCTAGCTTTCACCGAAAATCACTTGGAGGACATATTTGATTCGGCAGACAGACCACTTGAAGGAAGCAGATGGTGGCTGCAAGCTGAGGACCCGTTCCAGTGCTTGGCTGTGTGCATAAATCTCACCGAAGCTCTCAGAAGTCCATCCCCGGAGACAGTTCTCTCTCACATTCCTATACATCAGGTACTTTCTAGCAGACGTTAACACATTGACATCTCCTCCTTCaggattgaaagtttctaatgAGTAGTTTCTCTTTCAATCAGTGTGTGCCTTAAAACGAACTTCTTTCTTGCACTTTGGTTCTGGTCAGGATGGTTCCTGCAATGGTTTTCAGCATTATGCGGCGCTTGGTAGAGACACAGTAAttctcttgtttttatttttaatattagcgACAGATGAGAGTACTTTACACTAGAAACTTTCGGGGCAGCTTGCTATGGAGCAAAGGTATATATATTAGCGACATATGAGAGTACTTTACACTAGAAAAATCTTGATTTGAAACTTTTTCGTTTCGTCTGGTCTTCAAAGAATATGTGCTCAAAAGGATTAAAGTACTTTTCAGTTCTCATGTACTTTTGGAAGCTAATCAAAAGTAAAAATGATCGTTGGGCAGGTAACATCAACTGCTATAGATGAAATGTTTGAAGCTGCACGCGCCATCATGCGTTGGTTTGGTGAATGTGCAAAGGTGTGTAGTCATTTTTTTCAACGtctattt includes the following:
- the LOC103846393 gene encoding uncharacterized protein LOC103846393, which encodes MSKTVVKLQTLLLGFLFLIYVLHVLRGGSLAGDLLIGRKFSQLTSRVETTNVATRSLKDSVSTDLEREVDHLMRHEYPSPVNPKKRSPVHN
- the LOC103846391 gene encoding rhamnogalacturonan I rhamnosyltransferase 1; protein product: MCKMEKSLYHRKLWEIKVRLLGDNSKAEKLRNSFASRSPTSLWMIRVVSVLLLWSCFVHLMALGDMWGPRLFNGWPSCFNQRGLSTALEMKSLPPKIALPPKRVYQNNGYLMVSCNGGLNQMRAAICDMVTVARYMNVTLIVPELDKTSFWNDPSEFKDIFDVDHFISSLRDEVRILKELPPRVKKRVELGMYHEMPPISWSNMSYYQNQILPLVKKHKVLHLNKTDSRLANNGLPVEVQKLRCRVNFNGLKFTPQIEELGRRVVNILREKGPFLVLHLRYEMDMLAFSGCSHGCNPEEEEELTRMRYAYPWWKEKVINSEEKRKEGLCPLTPEETALTLTALGIDRNVQIYIAAGEIYGGERRMKALTDAFPNVVRKETILESSDLDFCRNHSSQMAALDYLVAVESDIFVPTNDGNMARVVEGHRRFLGFKKTIQLNRKFLVKLIDEYTEGLLTWDVFSSMVKAFHSTRMGSPKRRLLIPNKPKEEDYFYSNPQECLQLLDEPLRVI
- the LOC108870219 gene encoding DNA-directed RNA polymerase 2, chloroplastic/mitochondrial; amino-acid sequence: MSSQVAQKMKDEEGFYYPHNIDFRGRAYPMPPHLNHLGSDLCRGVLEFAEGRPLRSPGLRWLKIQLANLYAGGVDKLSYEGRLAFTENHLEDIFDSADRPLEGSRWWLQAEDPFQCLAVCINLTEALRSPSPETVLSHIPIHQDGSCNGFQHYAALGRDTVTSTAIDEMFEAARAIMRWFGECAKVKTSLQTLSLQRETDKVVVRRQRTAFPPNFIHSLDGCHMMMTAVTCKRAGLCFAGVHDSFWTHACDVDKLNKILREKFVELYAQPILENLLESFEKSFPHLDFPPLPERGDLDLKVVLDSPYFLLELFFGQMAMANIPVNFSSNLIVEMTGLWNRRIHCYEHYGIV
- the LOC103846392 gene encoding calcium/calmodulin-regulated receptor-like kinase 2 codes for the protein MVNRSDLVVIGISVGLALGLLLALLLFFVIKWYNGRSHLRRCANEQNIPTLPVHKAKRAVVLTPDDSSNTASSQPPENAASPTQHQPWWNNNHTKDLTVSASGIPKYHYKDIQKATQNFTTILGQGSFGPVYKAVMPNGGLAAAKVHASNSSQGDREFQTEVSLLGRLHHRNLVNLVGYCVDKSHRMLIYEFMSNGSLENLLYGSGGEETTQVLRWEERLQIALDISHGIEYLHEGAVPPVIHRDLKSANILLDHSMRAKVADFGLSKEMVFDRMNSGLKGTHGYMDPTYISTNKYTLKSDIYSFGVIILELITAIHPQQNLMEYINLASMSPDGIDEIVDQKLEGNANIEEVRLLAKIANRCVHKTPRKRPSIGEVTQFILKIKQGRSRGGRRQDTMSSSFGGVMDGEDMSRVISRIKDQHVELGLLAGVKEEDHQERNGTTTTL